A single Blastopirellula retiformator DNA region contains:
- a CDS encoding lysophospholipid acyltransferase family protein: MKVILNWIVAHLAALAVLLLRLTCRVRLHDDPRPALRDAGVSYVYSVLHAHQVAAAMGAERGTAAMVSQSLDGQLIVPTLQVMGVTPIRGSNRTRGQVKGGREALAGLMEHVSSGKPAYLAVDGPRGPRNRVHKGVALLSQKTGAAVVNLVAKPERRWILTKTWDRLQIPKPFCRINGYFAEPVYPIAGESLEDYRRRIEASLSGLELLHDPEEAPQPVAETNVAGDELAA, encoded by the coding sequence GTGAAAGTAATTCTGAATTGGATCGTCGCCCACCTGGCGGCGCTGGCCGTACTGCTGCTGCGATTGACCTGCCGGGTAAGATTGCACGACGATCCCCGTCCCGCTTTACGTGACGCCGGCGTTTCTTACGTCTACTCGGTGCTGCATGCTCATCAGGTCGCCGCGGCGATGGGCGCCGAGCGTGGTACCGCCGCCATGGTCTCGCAATCGCTGGATGGGCAACTTATCGTACCAACGCTGCAGGTGATGGGCGTCACGCCGATCCGGGGATCCAATCGCACCCGCGGACAGGTCAAAGGAGGCCGCGAGGCGCTAGCCGGACTGATGGAACATGTCTCCAGCGGCAAACCGGCTTACCTGGCGGTCGATGGACCGCGGGGCCCGCGTAATCGGGTTCATAAGGGAGTCGCGTTGCTGTCGCAGAAGACCGGCGCCGCCGTCGTCAACCTGGTGGCCAAGCCCGAGCGACGCTGGATCTTGACCAAGACTTGGGACCGGCTGCAGATTCCGAAACCGTTCTGTCGCATCAACGGCTACTTCGCCGAGCCGGTCTATCCGATCGCCGGCGAATCGCTGGAAGATTACCGCCGCCGCATCGAGGCGTCGCTCAGCGGATTGGAGCTGTTGCACGATCCGGAAGAAGCTCCCCAGCCGGTCGCCGAGACCAATGTCGCCGGCGACGAACTGGCGGCATAA
- the polA gene encoding DNA polymerase I: MAKSKTQQSLLFGSEKPPEVAPPAADAPAETTVQPQPERPAGIAGLKDADVWIIDSHSLIFQVFHALPPMTSPTGQPVSAVFGFARDVALLLREKKPDYLICAFDPPGGTFRHDLYDNYKETREEMPVDLRPQIGLIRRMLEAMNVAVLEKQNYEADDVLATVAAIVEEQGGQCTLVTSDKDCRQLISDNVRMYNVRKNAFYDAEALMADWGVRPDQVVDFQSLVGDSVDNVPGVPLIGPKIAKELLETYGTLDAVLDNAGEVKGAKRRENLQNGREMAELSRDLVRLVRDVPIEVDWDACRVQPINQDEVQSLCREYGFRTLARDMAELQVNAAPAEQAVWNSNYQTIDTAEKLDALVEHLQQVKRLSFDTETTSTSPRWADLVGISLAWDVGEGAYIPIRAPEGDVQLDEAVVLEKLRDVLENPAIEKVGQNLKYDLVVLRGVGVNVRGTAFDTMVAHYLLEAGARSHSLDELSQRYLQHKTVKISELIGTGKNQITMDQVPVEKIAYYAAEDADIPLRLDPILSERIESESLSSLLTEVELPLIDVLVEMEYNGVRVDVARLNELSRQYGERMEVLEREIYRLAGREFNIASPKQLSTILFEELDLPVIKKTKTGASTDAEVLEQLAKQHDMPAKIVQFRQYAKLKGTYVDALPTLVCPKTNRVHTSFNQVVAATGRLSSNEPNLQNIPIRTQESREIRSAFVPGESGWKLLCADYSQIELRVLAHFSGDPALMESYQNNEDIHARVASEVYGVALDQVSSSQRRSAKAINFGVVYGQSPFGLAKSLDIDKGEAFEFIDAYFKRYPGVDEFMDRTLFECQRDGNVSTILGRRRAIDGVRSPEKRDRLKRQLTMPERTAVNTVIQGSAADIIKLAMLRVHDRLIKEEAPAKLLLQIHDELVFETPPEYLEELAQLVRTEMESARNLAVPLVVDVKSGDNWAQCEPM, encoded by the coding sequence ATGGCCAAATCGAAGACGCAGCAGTCACTCCTGTTTGGGAGCGAGAAACCGCCGGAAGTGGCACCCCCAGCGGCCGACGCCCCCGCCGAAACAACTGTCCAGCCACAGCCAGAGCGGCCCGCCGGCATCGCTGGGCTCAAGGACGCCGACGTCTGGATCATCGATTCCCACTCTCTGATCTTCCAGGTTTTTCATGCGTTGCCCCCGATGACCAGCCCGACCGGGCAGCCGGTCTCGGCCGTGTTCGGCTTTGCCCGGGATGTGGCGCTGCTGCTGCGAGAGAAGAAGCCCGACTATTTGATCTGCGCGTTCGATCCCCCCGGCGGCACGTTTCGCCATGACTTGTACGACAACTACAAGGAGACCCGCGAAGAGATGCCGGTCGACCTGCGCCCGCAAATCGGCCTGATCCGGCGGATGCTGGAAGCGATGAACGTCGCCGTGCTGGAGAAGCAGAACTACGAGGCGGACGACGTCTTGGCGACGGTCGCCGCGATCGTCGAAGAGCAGGGGGGCCAATGCACGCTGGTTACCTCGGACAAAGACTGCCGCCAGCTGATCAGCGACAACGTGCGGATGTACAACGTCCGCAAGAATGCGTTCTATGACGCCGAAGCGCTGATGGCCGACTGGGGCGTTCGTCCTGATCAGGTCGTCGACTTTCAGTCGCTGGTCGGCGACTCGGTCGATAACGTGCCGGGCGTTCCGCTGATCGGACCGAAGATCGCCAAAGAGCTGCTCGAAACGTATGGCACCCTCGACGCGGTGCTCGATAACGCCGGCGAAGTCAAAGGCGCCAAACGCCGCGAGAACCTGCAGAATGGTCGCGAGATGGCCGAACTGAGTCGCGACCTGGTGCGCCTGGTCCGCGACGTGCCGATCGAGGTTGATTGGGATGCCTGTCGCGTGCAGCCGATCAACCAGGACGAAGTCCAATCGCTTTGCCGCGAATATGGCTTTCGCACGCTGGCCCGCGACATGGCCGAGTTGCAGGTCAACGCCGCGCCCGCCGAACAGGCGGTTTGGAATTCCAACTACCAAACGATCGACACGGCCGAAAAGCTCGACGCGCTGGTCGAACATCTGCAGCAGGTAAAGCGGCTCTCTTTCGATACCGAAACGACCTCGACCAGTCCCCGCTGGGCTGATCTGGTTGGCATCTCGTTGGCGTGGGATGTGGGCGAAGGCGCCTACATTCCGATTCGGGCGCCGGAAGGCGACGTGCAACTGGACGAAGCGGTCGTGCTGGAGAAGCTGCGCGACGTGCTCGAAAATCCGGCGATCGAAAAGGTCGGCCAAAACCTAAAGTACGACCTGGTGGTGTTGCGGGGCGTTGGCGTCAACGTCCGCGGAACGGCCTTCGATACGATGGTCGCCCATTACTTGCTCGAAGCAGGCGCCCGGTCGCACAGCCTCGATGAACTGTCGCAGCGGTATTTGCAGCATAAAACGGTCAAGATCTCGGAGCTGATCGGCACCGGCAAAAACCAGATCACCATGGATCAGGTACCGGTCGAGAAGATTGCGTACTACGCGGCGGAAGATGCGGATATTCCGCTGCGGTTAGATCCGATTCTTTCCGAGCGGATCGAGTCGGAAAGTCTGTCGTCGTTGTTGACCGAGGTCGAACTGCCGCTGATCGACGTGCTGGTCGAGATGGAATACAACGGCGTTCGCGTCGACGTTGCGCGATTGAACGAACTGAGCCGTCAGTACGGCGAGCGGATGGAAGTTCTGGAACGCGAGATCTACAGATTAGCGGGCCGCGAGTTCAACATCGCTTCTCCCAAGCAGCTGTCGACGATTTTATTTGAAGAACTGGACCTGCCGGTCATCAAGAAAACCAAGACGGGAGCGAGCACCGACGCCGAAGTGTTGGAGCAACTGGCCAAACAGCATGACATGCCCGCCAAGATCGTGCAGTTCCGCCAGTACGCCAAGCTGAAGGGAACGTACGTCGACGCGCTGCCGACGCTTGTCTGTCCTAAAACGAATCGGGTTCATACTTCGTTCAACCAGGTGGTGGCGGCGACCGGTCGCTTGAGCTCGAACGAGCCGAACCTGCAAAACATCCCGATCCGCACGCAAGAGAGTCGCGAAATCCGCTCGGCGTTTGTGCCTGGCGAGTCAGGCTGGAAACTGCTGTGCGCCGACTATTCGCAGATTGAACTGCGGGTGCTGGCCCACTTCTCTGGCGATCCGGCGCTGATGGAGTCGTATCAGAACAACGAAGACATCCATGCCCGCGTCGCCAGCGAAGTGTATGGCGTGGCGCTCGACCAGGTCAGCTCCAGCCAAAGACGCAGCGCCAAGGCGATCAACTTTGGGGTCGTTTACGGGCAAAGTCCGTTTGGCCTGGCCAAGTCGCTCGACATCGACAAGGGCGAGGCGTTCGAGTTTATCGACGCCTACTTCAAACGATACCCGGGCGTTGATGAGTTCATGGATCGGACGCTGTTTGAATGTCAGCGGGATGGTAACGTCAGCACGATTCTGGGACGCCGCCGCGCGATCGACGGCGTGCGATCGCCCGAGAAACGGGATCGGCTCAAGCGGCAGCTGACCATGCCCGAGCGAACCGCGGTCAATACTGTGATCCAGGGTTCGGCCGCCGATATCATCAAGCTGGCGATGCTGCGGGTGCATGACCGGCTGATCAAGGAAGAGGCCCCGGCGAAGCTGCTGTTGCAGATCCATGACGAACTTGTCTTTGAAACCCCGCCGGAATATCTGGAAGAACTGGCGCAATTGGTACGGACCGAGATGGAATCGGCGCGAAACCTGGCCGTTCCGCTCGTCGTCGACGTGAAGAGCGGGGACAATTGGGCCCAGTGCGAGCCGATGTGA
- the rho gene encoding transcription termination factor Rho: MPHRSSGTKNQNHDSRSGQPKFGAGILPESTNNHEQSARNPKSEGTDAVNELRRLNNVDDDAEPMSLAEQLVSRSRRPQEEDADDQRYEKVKQGEIHIAELQKMSMAQLIEEARKENLGEVAGIKRQELIFRILKERVKMNGLMYGEGTLEILPDGFGFLRSPDYHYLSCPDDIYVSPSQIRRFGMKTGSVVSGQIRPPKENERYFALLRVEAVNYQDPNIAADKVQFDDLTPLHPDSRIRMESDPDELATRVIDLIVPIGFGQRGLIVSPPRAGKTVLMQKMSKAVLANYPDAYVIILLIDERPEEVTDMERQVKGPNCEVISSTFDEPPSRHVQVSEMVIEKAKRMVEFGTDVVIFLDSITRLARAWNSECPSSGKLLSGGLDANALQRPKRFLGSARKVEEGGSLTIIATALVDTGSKMDDVIFEEFKGTGNQEIVLDRKLVDRRVWPAIDINASGTRREEMLMDPEEYKRVCILRRVLNDMNSPDAMEFLLGRLAKTKSNAEFLMGMNTNR, translated from the coding sequence ATGCCTCATCGAAGCAGCGGAACAAAAAATCAGAATCATGATTCGCGATCAGGGCAGCCCAAATTTGGGGCTGGCATCCTGCCCGAATCAACTAATAACCACGAGCAGAGCGCTCGTAATCCGAAGTCGGAAGGAACAGACGCTGTGAATGAGTTACGTCGGCTCAACAATGTCGATGACGACGCTGAGCCTATGTCGCTGGCCGAGCAATTGGTCAGTCGATCGCGCCGCCCTCAGGAGGAGGACGCGGACGATCAACGCTACGAGAAGGTGAAGCAGGGCGAGATCCATATCGCCGAACTGCAAAAGATGTCGATGGCCCAACTGATCGAAGAAGCCCGCAAGGAGAATTTGGGCGAAGTGGCCGGCATCAAGCGCCAAGAGCTGATCTTCCGCATCCTCAAAGAGCGCGTGAAGATGAACGGCCTGATGTACGGCGAAGGGACCCTTGAGATCCTGCCGGACGGGTTCGGCTTCTTGCGCAGCCCCGACTATCACTATCTCTCTTGCCCGGACGACATCTACGTCTCGCCGAGCCAGATCCGCCGCTTCGGCATGAAAACCGGCAGCGTCGTCTCGGGCCAGATTCGCCCGCCCAAAGAAAACGAACGATATTTCGCGTTACTCCGCGTCGAAGCGGTCAACTACCAGGATCCGAACATCGCCGCTGACAAGGTGCAGTTCGACGACCTGACCCCGCTGCATCCTGACTCGCGGATCCGCATGGAGTCCGATCCGGACGAACTGGCGACCCGCGTCATCGACCTGATCGTGCCGATCGGGTTTGGTCAGCGCGGCCTGATCGTCAGCCCGCCGCGAGCCGGCAAAACCGTACTAATGCAGAAAATGTCGAAGGCGGTCCTGGCCAACTATCCCGACGCATACGTGATCATCTTGTTGATCGACGAGCGTCCGGAAGAAGTGACCGATATGGAACGCCAGGTCAAAGGCCCCAACTGCGAGGTCATTAGCTCGACCTTTGACGAACCGCCGTCGCGACACGTGCAAGTGTCGGAGATGGTGATCGAAAAGGCGAAGCGGATGGTCGAGTTTGGGACCGATGTCGTCATCTTCCTCGATTCGATCACGCGGTTGGCTCGCGCCTGGAACTCGGAATGCCCCTCGTCGGGCAAGCTCCTCTCCGGCGGTTTGGACGCCAACGCGCTGCAGCGGCCGAAGCGGTTCCTCGGTTCGGCTCGTAAGGTCGAAGAAGGGGGCTCGCTGACGATCATCGCCACCGCTTTGGTCGACACCGGCAGCAAGATGGATGACGTGATCTTTGAAGAGTTCAAAGGGACCGGCAACCAGGAAATCGTCCTCGATCGCAAGTTGGTCGACCGCCGCGTTTGGCCGGCGATCGACATCAACGCCAGCGGAACGCGTCGCGAAGAGATGCTGATGGACCCCGAAGAATATAAGCGGGTTTGCATCTTGCGACGCGTGCTGAACGACATGAATTCGCCCGACGCCATGGAATTCCTCCTCGGACGATTGGCCAAGACCAAGTCGAACGCCGAGTTCCTGATGGGGATGAATACCAACCGGTAG
- the nusB gene encoding transcription antitermination factor NusB, whose amino-acid sequence MSKRSRVREVVLQILYQEDLNPDADIGVSERFLRGRLKHNEDLVLFGRSLLVGARLHRKAIDAKIEAFADNWSLARMAVTDRNVLRIGAYEILFSDTPDRVAINEAVELSKRFGSKHSPQFVNGILDRVLKSKQSNASG is encoded by the coding sequence ATGTCGAAACGAAGTCGAGTTCGTGAAGTCGTTCTCCAGATTCTCTATCAAGAGGATCTCAACCCTGACGCCGACATCGGCGTCTCTGAGCGATTCTTGCGCGGACGCCTGAAACATAACGAAGACCTGGTCTTGTTCGGCCGCTCGCTGCTGGTCGGCGCTCGTCTGCATCGCAAGGCGATCGACGCTAAGATCGAAGCCTTCGCCGACAACTGGAGCCTGGCCCGGATGGCGGTCACCGATCGCAACGTGCTGCGGATCGGGGCGTACGAGATCTTGTTTTCCGACACGCCGGATCGCGTGGCGATTAACGAAGCGGTCGAACTGTCGAAGCGGTTCGGCAGCAAACACTCGCCGCAATTCGTCAACGGAATTCTCGATCGCGTCCTGAAGTCAAAACAGTCAAACGCCAGCGGCTAA
- the ftsY gene encoding signal recognition particle-docking protein FtsY — protein MPGTEVFPHEETMGLFNPFKKSEEKPAEPAPAAEQPQGFFSRLKSGLVKTSRVLNTDIRDLFKQEGRLVDDEFLTELYAILVRTDMGAGPAGKIRDQIKSEYRGRVVHLGEVLQTVKDELVALMQQPETPIVFAESGPTVVMVVGVNGSGKTTSIAKLAGHLKAEGKSVVLGAGDTFRAAAVEQLSIWADRLGVDIVKAEQGTDPASVAFKAVDFAVQNNKDIVILDTAGRLQTQKNLMNELDKIRRVAGKKVPEAPHEVLLVLDATAGQNGISQAQGFSEAAQCTGIILTKLDGSAKGGVVVPIRQTFNLPVKYIGVGETPADFALFNAEQFGDALFEDALGGR, from the coding sequence ATGCCTGGAACCGAGGTCTTCCCTCACGAGGAAACGATGGGACTATTCAACCCGTTCAAAAAGTCGGAAGAAAAACCTGCCGAGCCAGCCCCTGCGGCGGAACAGCCGCAAGGCTTTTTCTCGCGGCTGAAAAGTGGCCTCGTCAAAACGTCGCGGGTGCTCAACACCGACATTCGCGACCTCTTCAAGCAGGAAGGGCGCCTGGTCGATGACGAGTTTCTGACCGAACTCTACGCGATCCTGGTTCGCACCGACATGGGCGCCGGTCCGGCCGGTAAGATCCGCGATCAGATCAAATCCGAATACCGCGGCCGCGTCGTCCACCTGGGCGAAGTGCTGCAAACGGTCAAAGACGAACTGGTCGCGCTGATGCAGCAGCCCGAGACGCCGATTGTCTTTGCCGAAAGCGGCCCGACCGTCGTGATGGTGGTCGGCGTCAATGGATCGGGCAAGACGACCTCGATCGCCAAGTTGGCGGGCCATCTGAAGGCGGAAGGCAAGAGCGTGGTGCTCGGCGCTGGCGATACCTTCCGGGCGGCGGCCGTTGAACAGCTCTCGATCTGGGCCGATCGGCTCGGCGTCGACATCGTCAAAGCAGAGCAGGGGACCGACCCGGCCAGCGTCGCTTTTAAAGCGGTCGACTTCGCCGTGCAGAACAACAAAGACATCGTCATCCTCGACACCGCCGGTCGTCTGCAAACGCAGAAGAACCTGATGAACGAACTCGACAAGATTCGCCGCGTCGCCGGCAAAAAGGTGCCGGAAGCGCCGCACGAAGTGCTGCTGGTCTTGGACGCCACCGCCGGTCAAAACGGCATCAGCCAGGCCCAAGGTTTCTCGGAAGCGGCCCAGTGCACCGGGATCATCCTGACCAAGCTCGACGGCTCGGCCAAAGGTGGCGTTGTGGTGCCGATCCGCCAGACGTTCAACCTGCCGGTCAAATACATCGGCGTCGGCGAAACCCCGGCCGACTTCGCTCTGTTCAACGCGGAGCAATTTGGCGACGCCCTCTTTGAAGACGCCCTCGGCGGCAGGTAG
- the coaE gene encoding dephospho-CoA kinase (Dephospho-CoA kinase (CoaE) performs the final step in coenzyme A biosynthesis.), which produces MKIIGILGGIASGKSTVAELFRQRGAVVANADQMGHQLLKDEAAKQEIRESFGSEIFAEDGEVDRRRLAARVFGGDDLSHKRLAELEKITHPRIKTSLQAKIDSALNDPNGAPPALIMDAALLVKAGWSDICDYLVFIDTPYPDRLKYATQRGWGEAEFNAREAVQEKLEEKRALSDYIIRNDGDLTQLDAQVEQYWRDRVLFPTT; this is translated from the coding sequence ATGAAGATAATCGGGATCTTGGGAGGAATTGCGAGCGGCAAGAGCACTGTGGCGGAGTTGTTTCGCCAGCGGGGGGCGGTCGTGGCCAATGCTGACCAAATGGGTCACCAGTTGCTAAAGGATGAGGCAGCGAAGCAGGAAATCCGCGAAAGCTTCGGCAGCGAAATATTTGCCGAGGATGGGGAAGTTGACCGCCGCCGATTGGCCGCAAGAGTATTTGGTGGTGATGATCTCAGCCATAAGCGGCTGGCTGAGTTAGAAAAAATCACACATCCTCGCATAAAAACTAGTCTTCAGGCGAAAATTGATTCGGCGCTTAACGACCCCAATGGTGCGCCTCCGGCGTTGATTATGGATGCCGCCCTGCTAGTGAAGGCCGGCTGGTCTGATATTTGCGATTACCTCGTATTTATTGACACGCCCTACCCCGATCGGCTTAAGTATGCCACGCAAAGGGGGTGGGGTGAAGCCGAGTTTAACGCGAGAGAGGCAGTCCAGGAAAAATTGGAAGAGAAGCGGGCGTTATCCGATTACATAATTCGTAATGATGGCGATCTCACGCAGCTCGACGCTCAGGTCGAACAATATTGGCGAGATCGCGTCCTTTTTCCTACCACCTGA
- a CDS encoding HEAT repeat domain-containing protein: protein MPQEFEKTYEFLARSGNAAATPVLIAALRSEAIDIRDHAFDALLKRTSVKGEAYLFENWDDLSDAWKQKIKLQMGVMTTMLRERLLSSSRPESEKAAAIALQLEEFDLVRTMASAAEDQNNPNRDVAGRCLVSLIDRLRKLLDEATDARKRNLVIWRGRAMEALEDSMRRCNSHQSEDIVESFLMLTSREHPVFRHLLDSPASQVYRITLGILKRTLRPSIVRLIISIFHETSPCLTLLSAAAWRTDKPFVTQLLDSFSSGMSETEMRNIKKIPSVAWCNDQLEMLESLTGRQQETALRFLTTSSQDRDSVFGVIHFFLTRGKPEGRLAAVDSLAKDRGAVASQLIIDATKDEDPDVAAAALRQLRNRGIPGSLKYLLAQLDSEHEVVRVAVRESLEEFSFSKFLAAFDLMDADRRKTTGHLVRKIDSQSDQLLIAELTSDMQSRRRRAIEVVECLGIARQMEQPLLELLKCDDYLIRVAAANALAGCNSDTAVAGLREALLDRNVSVQQAAEASLQVIAERRTTAPAIRIRPKTPAGEKE, encoded by the coding sequence GTGCCCCAAGAGTTTGAGAAGACTTACGAGTTCCTTGCGCGATCAGGAAACGCCGCGGCGACGCCGGTGTTGATCGCCGCGCTGCGCAGTGAGGCGATCGATATTCGCGATCACGCGTTTGATGCGCTGTTGAAACGAACCAGCGTGAAGGGAGAAGCGTATCTCTTTGAAAATTGGGACGATCTGTCGGACGCCTGGAAGCAAAAAATCAAACTGCAGATGGGGGTGATGACCACCATGCTGCGTGAGCGACTTCTCTCGTCGTCCCGGCCCGAATCCGAAAAAGCGGCCGCGATCGCCCTGCAGTTGGAAGAGTTCGACCTGGTACGGACGATGGCGTCGGCCGCCGAGGACCAAAACAATCCGAACCGCGACGTCGCCGGTCGCTGTCTGGTGTCGCTGATTGACCGGCTCCGCAAGTTGCTGGACGAAGCGACCGACGCCCGCAAGCGGAACCTGGTGATTTGGCGCGGTCGCGCCATGGAAGCGCTCGAAGATTCGATGCGGCGCTGCAATTCGCACCAGTCCGAAGACATCGTCGAATCCTTCCTGATGCTGACCAGCCGCGAGCATCCGGTCTTCCGCCATCTGTTGGACAGTCCGGCGTCGCAGGTTTACCGAATCACGCTGGGGATCCTGAAACGGACGCTTCGCCCTTCGATCGTTCGGTTGATCATCAGCATCTTCCATGAAACGTCCCCTTGTTTGACGCTGTTATCCGCCGCCGCCTGGCGGACCGACAAGCCGTTCGTCACGCAATTGCTCGATTCGTTCTCCAGCGGCATGAGCGAAACCGAGATGCGGAACATCAAGAAGATACCGAGCGTCGCCTGGTGCAACGATCAGTTGGAGATGCTCGAGAGTCTGACCGGACGCCAGCAAGAGACGGCGCTCCGCTTTTTGACGACCAGTTCGCAAGACCGCGATTCGGTCTTCGGCGTGATTCACTTCTTCCTGACCCGCGGCAAGCCGGAGGGTCGCCTGGCGGCGGTCGATTCGCTCGCCAAAGATCGAGGGGCGGTCGCCAGTCAACTAATCATCGACGCTACGAAGGACGAAGATCCGGACGTCGCCGCCGCGGCGCTGCGGCAGCTGCGTAACCGCGGCATCCCCGGTTCGCTCAAGTACCTCCTGGCGCAGCTCGACAGCGAACATGAAGTGGTCCGCGTCGCCGTTCGTGAGTCGCTCGAAGAGTTCAGCTTCAGCAAGTTTCTCGCCGCGTTCGACCTGATGGACGCGGATCGTCGCAAGACGACCGGCCATCTGGTCCGCAAGATTGATTCGCAATCGGATCAACTGCTGATCGCCGAACTGACTAGCGATATGCAGTCGCGGCGCCGGCGAGCGATTGAAGTGGTCGAATGCCTGGGCATCGCGCGGCAGATGGAGCAGCCGCTGCTAGAGCTACTCAAGTGTGACGACTATTTGATCCGCGTCGCCGCCGCCAATGCCCTCGCCGGTTGCAACAGCGACACGGCGGTCGCCGGACTTCGCGAAGCGCTGCTTGATCGCAACGTCAGCGTGCAGCAAGCGGCCGAAGCGAGCCTGCAGGTTATCGCCGAACGCCGAACGACGGCCCCGGCGATCCGCATCCGACCGAAGACGCCGGCGGGAGAGAAAGAATGA
- the ribH gene encoding 6,7-dimethyl-8-ribityllumazine synthase yields MVRTYRGELQGEAVRVAIVVARYNETITGKLCDGALATLAERGVADDAIEVAWVPGAWELPVVAARMARSGQFHAVICLGAVIKGETTHDQYINSQVSDSLGQLALECELPVMFGVLTVNTLEQALHRAGGNVGNKGSEAADAALEMVHLMKQLPREE; encoded by the coding sequence TTGGTCCGGACTTACCGCGGCGAGCTGCAAGGCGAAGCCGTACGCGTGGCGATCGTCGTCGCTCGCTACAATGAAACCATTACCGGCAAACTCTGCGACGGCGCCTTGGCGACCTTGGCCGAGCGCGGAGTCGCCGACGACGCCATCGAAGTCGCCTGGGTTCCCGGAGCCTGGGAACTGCCGGTGGTGGCGGCCCGCATGGCCCGCAGCGGGCAGTTTCACGCGGTGATCTGCCTGGGGGCGGTCATCAAAGGGGAAACGACCCACGACCAGTACATCAACAGTCAGGTCAGCGACAGCCTGGGGCAATTGGCCCTAGAGTGCGAACTGCCGGTGATGTTTGGCGTCTTGACGGTCAACACGCTCGAGCAGGCGCTGCACCGGGCCGGCGGTAATGTCGGAAACAAGGGAAGCGAAGCGGCCGACGCGGCCCTCGAAATGGTTCACCTGATGAAACAGCTTCCCCGCGAAGAATAA
- a CDS encoding alkaline phosphatase family protein, with amino-acid sequence MPDNVVLLSLPGLAPQDLAHMPQVSALFADGDRAPLAASFPAVTWPVQSNILTGQLPVDHGVTANGFYWRDKRQVEMWTAGNEAILQPQIWDLLKKHNPELRTSAWFPMLSKRSGADYVCMPAPVHNPDGSETMWCYTKPQELYRDLMAELEGFPLHHFWGPLANIKSTAWIADSAAMVAEKFQPHFSYVYLPHLDYAAQKLGPNSDAHKQAAADIDEVIGKLIARMKAALGEDTLFLIASEYVIVPVDHVAYPNRVLREAGLLQVEEKEDGEHLDLEKSDAWALCDHQYSQVYVNDAKPEVIAKVKELFQGAEGIAEVLAMEERGKYFMDHERAGEVILVSTPNSWQAYYWWNDDAKAPGFARKVDIHKKPGYDPVELHVDMATKSIPLDATLVKGSHGAPVASEAQRGVLLASQKGVFAETPLADTDVCDIVLRQFGI; translated from the coding sequence ATGCCTGACAACGTCGTCCTCCTGTCGCTTCCTGGACTCGCCCCGCAAGACCTGGCCCACATGCCGCAGGTATCCGCTTTGTTTGCTGACGGAGATCGCGCTCCGTTGGCGGCCAGTTTTCCGGCGGTGACCTGGCCGGTTCAATCGAACATACTGACGGGCCAGCTGCCGGTCGATCATGGCGTGACCGCCAATGGATTCTACTGGCGCGACAAGCGGCAGGTCGAGATGTGGACCGCCGGCAACGAAGCGATCCTGCAGCCGCAAATCTGGGATCTGCTGAAGAAGCACAATCCCGAGCTCCGCACGTCGGCCTGGTTCCCGATGCTCAGCAAGCGGAGCGGCGCCGACTATGTCTGCATGCCCGCCCCGGTCCACAATCCGGACGGCAGCGAAACGATGTGGTGCTACACCAAGCCGCAAGAGTTGTACCGCGACCTGATGGCCGAACTCGAAGGCTTTCCGCTGCATCACTTCTGGGGACCGCTGGCCAATATCAAGTCGACCGCCTGGATCGCCGACTCGGCGGCGATGGTGGCCGAAAAGTTCCAGCCCCACTTCTCGTATGTCTATCTGCCGCACCTCGACTACGCCGCCCAAAAACTGGGCCCCAACAGCGACGCCCACAAGCAAGCCGCCGCTGATATCGACGAAGTGATCGGCAAGCTGATCGCTCGGATGAAGGCCGCCCTGGGAGAAGATACGCTCTTCTTAATCGCCAGCGAGTACGTCATCGTCCCGGTCGATCATGTCGCCTATCCCAATCGCGTTCTCCGCGAAGCGGGCCTTTTGCAGGTCGAAGAGAAGGAAGATGGCGAGCATCTCGACCTGGAGAAGAGCGACGCGTGGGCCCTTTGCGACCACCAGTACTCGCAGGTGTACGTCAATGACGCCAAGCCGGAAGTGATCGCCAAGGTGAAGGAACTGTTCCAAGGCGCCGAAGGAATCGCCGAAGTGTTGGCGATGGAAGAGCGCGGCAAGTACTTCATGGATCACGAGCGGGCAGGGGAGGTGATTCTCGTTTCGACCCCCAATAGCTGGCAAGCCTATTACTGGTGGAATGACGACGCCAAGGCGCCAGGTTTCGCCCGCAAGGTCGACATCCACAAGAAGCCGGGCTACGACCCAGTCGAACTGCACGTCGATATGGCGACCAAGAGCATCCCGCTCGACGCGACCTTGGTCAAAGGCTCGCATGGCGCCCCGGTTGCCTCCGAGGCGCAACGCGGCGTTCTGTTGGCCAGCCAGAAGGGCGTTTTCGCCGAAACCCCGCTGGCCGATACCGACGTCTGCGACATCGTTCTTCGCCAGTTCGGCATCTAA